The following are encoded together in the Deltaproteobacteria bacterium genome:
- a CDS encoding nucleotidyl transferase AbiEii/AbiGii toxin family protein has product MTQILKDICMDTSLSPFLGFKGGTAALMFYGLDRFSVDLDFDLLDAARADDVFERVKRILSPYGAMRDAEKKRFNLFFAISYEEAARNIKVEVNLRSFGSRYEIKSHLGIPMLVMVREDMFAHKLVAMKERIGKTNRDIYDVWFFLKNRWPLNQEIVERRTKMPLKDFLPRCIAELERFSDRAILSGMGELLGEKQKAWAKGHLRKDTIFLLKLLLEGQE; this is encoded by the coding sequence ATGACCCAGATTCTCAAGGATATCTGTATGGACACCTCCCTGTCCCCGTTTTTGGGCTTCAAGGGGGGAACGGCCGCGCTGATGTTTTACGGACTGGACCGTTTTTCGGTCGATTTGGACTTTGACCTCCTGGATGCGGCAAGGGCGGATGACGTCTTTGAACGGGTAAAACGAATCCTCTCCCCCTACGGCGCGATGAGGGATGCGGAAAAAAAGAGGTTTAATCTGTTTTTTGCGATTTCATACGAAGAGGCGGCCCGCAACATCAAGGTGGAGGTCAATCTCCGGAGCTTCGGTTCCCGCTATGAGATCAAATCGCACCTCGGCATCCCGATGCTTGTCATGGTCCGGGAGGACATGTTCGCCCACAAGCTTGTGGCGATGAAGGAACGGATCGGGAAAACGAACCGGGATATTTACGATGTCTGGTTTTTTCTGAAAAACCGGTGGCCCCTCAATCAGGAAATCGTCGAGCGGAGGACGAAAATGCCCCTCAAGGATTTCCTGCCCCGATGTATTGCCGAGTTGGAAAGGTTTTCCGATCGCGCCATCTTGTCCGGCATGGGGGAGCTTTTAGGCGAAAAACAGAAGGCATGGGCCAAGGGCCATTTGAGAAAGGATACGATCTTTTTGCTCAAACTCCTTTTGGAGGGCCAGGAATAA